One genomic window of Vibrio ziniensis includes the following:
- the folA gene encoding type 3 dihydrofolate reductase, producing MIISMIAAMANDRIIGKDNQMPWHLPADFAWFKRCTLGKPVIMGRKTYESIGRPLPGRQNIVISRDPNLSIDGVTVAASIEEAIKAAGEVEEVMIIGGGSIYAACLPKADRLYITYIEAEVEGDTQFPDWGQGWQQACQETYSADDKNAYDMKFVILERS from the coding sequence ATGATCATCAGCATGATTGCCGCGATGGCAAACGACAGAATTATTGGCAAAGATAACCAAATGCCTTGGCATTTACCTGCCGATTTTGCTTGGTTCAAACGCTGCACTTTAGGTAAGCCAGTAATTATGGGTCGTAAGACCTACGAATCTATTGGTCGTCCATTACCCGGACGTCAGAATATCGTGATCAGTCGAGATCCGAATCTGAGTATTGACGGTGTGACGGTGGCAGCTTCAATTGAAGAAGCAATCAAGGCCGCTGGTGAGGTCGAAGAAGTGATGATTATTGGCGGTGGTAGTATTTACGCAGCGTGTTTACCTAAAGCAGACCGTCTATATATCACGTACATTGAAGCGGAGGTTGAAGGCGACACCCAGTTCCCTGATTGGGGACAAGGTTGGCAGCAGGCTTGTCAAGAAACCTATTCAGCTGATGACAAAAATGCCTACGATATGAAGTTTGTAATACTAGAACGTAGCTAA
- the pdxA gene encoding 4-hydroxythreonine-4-phosphate dehydrogenase PdxA: MKIRRILVTAGEPAGIGPDLVLALSKEDWSHQIVVCADKNMLAERAAVLGINVELIDYDSQLAAQPQKAGTLVVDHIATSTPVIAGQLDEQNGHYVLKTLERAALGCMNNEFDAIVTGPVHKGVINRAGVAFSGHTEFFAEQSNTPLVVMMLATEGLRVALVTTHIPLAYVSKAVTSERLEKIIHILHKDLVEKFAIEQPTIYVCGLNPHAGEDGVLGREEIDTITPTLEKLRQQDGMNLIGPLPADTIFNDKYLQKADAVLGMYHDQVLPVLKYKGFGRSVNITLGLPFIRTSVDHGTALDLAGTGTADIGSFRTALAQAIELVDKKTN; the protein is encoded by the coding sequence ATGAAAATTAGACGCATCTTGGTTACAGCAGGTGAACCTGCGGGTATCGGCCCCGACCTCGTTTTAGCTTTATCTAAAGAAGATTGGTCGCATCAAATTGTGGTCTGTGCTGACAAAAACATGTTGGCAGAAAGAGCTGCGGTACTCGGAATCAACGTTGAACTGATTGACTATGATTCACAGCTAGCCGCTCAACCACAAAAAGCAGGAACGCTTGTTGTGGACCATATTGCGACATCAACCCCCGTAATTGCAGGTCAGCTTGATGAGCAAAATGGACATTATGTATTAAAAACATTAGAAAGAGCCGCTTTGGGCTGTATGAATAATGAATTTGATGCTATTGTCACCGGCCCTGTACATAAAGGGGTGATCAACCGAGCTGGTGTCGCATTCAGCGGACACACTGAATTTTTTGCAGAGCAATCAAATACCCCTCTCGTGGTGATGATGCTGGCAACGGAAGGATTACGAGTTGCACTCGTAACCACGCATATACCACTGGCATACGTTTCTAAAGCGGTAACCAGTGAGCGTCTAGAAAAGATCATTCATATTCTCCACAAGGATCTCGTTGAGAAATTTGCGATTGAGCAGCCTACTATATATGTATGCGGCCTTAATCCTCATGCAGGTGAAGATGGCGTATTGGGTCGAGAAGAAATCGACACTATTACTCCAACACTGGAAAAATTACGTCAACAAGATGGGATGAATCTGATTGGTCCATTGCCAGCAGACACCATCTTCAACGACAAATACTTGCAAAAAGCGGATGCCGTTTTAGGTATGTACCACGATCAAGTGCTTCCTGTATTGAAATACAAAGGTTTTGGTCGCTCAGTGAATATCACGTTAGGTCTACCTTTTATCCGAACGTCTGTCGACCATGGAACAGCATTAGATCTTGCTGGTACAGGTACAGCCGATATTGGTAGTTTTAGAACAGCACTCGCTCAAGCTATTGAATTAGTTGATAAGAAAACGAATTAA
- the apaH gene encoding bis(5'-nucleosyl)-tetraphosphatase (symmetrical) ApaH has protein sequence MANYIVGDIQGCFDELLLLLEQVNFDQHKDTLWVAGDLVARGPKSLETLRFIRSLGDSAKVVLGNHDLHLLAVACGIHPIKSKDKTIPILEAEDRDELLHWLREQPLLLEHDEFVVCHAGISPKWNLTTARECAKEIESILQSDRWMWLIENMYSNQPDQWRSDLKDLERYRYIINAYTRMRFCFIDGRLDMKCKLPPSEVSGNLLQPWFELKNRVPVEKTVLFGHWAALEGYHGKDVIGLDTGCVWGGHLTLLHWEEKKFFTQDALSAAVE, from the coding sequence GTGGCGAATTATATTGTTGGTGATATCCAAGGCTGTTTTGACGAACTTCTTCTCCTGCTTGAGCAAGTAAATTTTGATCAACACAAAGATACATTATGGGTAGCAGGCGATCTGGTTGCTCGCGGTCCAAAATCTCTAGAGACATTACGTTTCATCCGTTCACTGGGTGACTCAGCAAAAGTCGTATTAGGTAATCACGACTTACACTTGCTGGCTGTCGCTTGTGGTATCCATCCAATTAAGAGCAAAGATAAAACAATCCCGATATTGGAAGCAGAAGACAGAGATGAACTTTTACATTGGCTACGTGAACAACCTCTGTTGCTAGAACATGATGAGTTTGTAGTTTGTCATGCTGGTATTTCACCGAAATGGAACTTGACCACGGCACGTGAATGCGCAAAAGAGATCGAATCGATACTGCAAAGTGATCGTTGGATGTGGTTAATTGAAAATATGTATTCCAACCAACCCGATCAGTGGCGATCCGATCTTAAAGATCTTGAGCGCTACCGCTACATCATTAACGCTTATACTCGCATGAGATTCTGCTTTATTGATGGAAGGCTTGATATGAAATGTAAACTTCCTCCATCAGAAGTGAGTGGCAATCTATTACAACCTTGGTTTGAACTTAAAAACAGAGTACCTGTGGAAAAAACAGTTCTATTTGGACACTGGGCTGCACTTGAAGGCTATCATGGCAAAGATGTGATTGGACTTGATACAGGCTGTGTGTGGGGGGGGCATCTGACTCTGCTGCACTGGGAAGAGAAGAAATTCTTCACTCAGGATGCACTGAGTGCCGCCGTTGAATAG
- the apaG gene encoding Co2+/Mg2+ efflux protein ApaG gives MDVSTPCIKIQVHTKYIPEQSTPEQLRYVFAYLITIKNLSTDTVQLISRRWLITDANGKQLVIEGEGVVGEQPFIDANDEYTYTSGTAIETPVGVMQGHYIMHDHEGKEFIANIEPFRLAVPNVLN, from the coding sequence ATGGATGTCTCTACGCCTTGTATTAAAATCCAGGTTCATACCAAGTATATTCCTGAGCAGTCCACTCCTGAGCAATTGCGCTACGTCTTCGCTTATCTGATTACGATTAAGAACCTAAGTACTGACACCGTACAACTCATCAGCCGCCGTTGGTTAATAACCGACGCAAATGGCAAACAGCTTGTCATAGAAGGAGAAGGCGTGGTGGGCGAACAACCTTTTATCGATGCTAACGATGAGTACACCTACACCAGTGGTACAGCAATTGAAACACCTGTCGGCGTGATGCAAGGGCACTACATTATGCACGACCATGAAGGAAAAGAGTTTATCGCTAATATTGAGCCTTTCCGTTTGGCCGTTCCTAACGTCTTAAACTAA
- the surA gene encoding peptidylprolyl isomerase SurA: MNLWKHSLLGLVTLLSINHANAAPVEIDRVAIIVNSGVILQSDIESTLKTVQVNANNNGQALPEESVLREQVREKLIIDTLQQQEAERIGVRIDDARLNEAINNIAKQNNQTLEQLQASVSAEGLTYPEFREQVRKEMSASEARNAMVRRRINILPAEVDTLAELLAQETNASVQYKISHIQLRFDDKQDKSQIEKQANELVEKLNSGADFSKMAYTYSKGPKALEGGNWGWMRKEEMPTIFADQIKMQNKGSIIGPFRSGVGFHILKIDDVKGLETIAVTEVNARHILIKPTIILSDENAQKQLQGFVQQIKSGQADFGELAQQYSQDPGSAAQDGELGYQTPDIYVPEFKHQVETLAVGDISEPFKTVHGWHIVQVLDKREVDRTDSALKNKAYGILFNRKFNEEASAWLQELRASAFVEELKGEQDEN; the protein is encoded by the coding sequence ATGAATTTGTGGAAACACTCTCTTTTAGGTTTAGTCACTCTGTTAAGCATTAATCACGCTAATGCTGCACCAGTGGAGATCGACCGAGTAGCCATTATTGTAAATAGTGGTGTCATCTTACAAAGTGATATAGAGAGTACTTTAAAAACCGTTCAAGTGAATGCTAACAACAACGGGCAGGCTCTACCTGAGGAATCCGTTTTACGTGAACAAGTCAGAGAAAAGCTGATCATTGATACTTTGCAGCAACAAGAAGCTGAACGTATAGGCGTGCGCATTGATGACGCTCGTCTGAATGAGGCTATTAACAATATTGCTAAGCAAAACAACCAGACATTAGAACAACTACAAGCCTCTGTCAGTGCCGAAGGATTAACTTATCCAGAGTTTCGCGAACAAGTTCGCAAAGAGATGTCCGCTAGCGAAGCTCGTAATGCAATGGTTCGTCGTCGAATCAATATTCTTCCAGCTGAAGTAGACACTCTCGCCGAATTACTTGCTCAGGAAACTAACGCTTCAGTGCAGTATAAGATTAGCCATATCCAGCTACGCTTTGACGACAAACAAGATAAGTCGCAAATTGAAAAGCAAGCCAATGAACTGGTTGAGAAACTCAACTCAGGTGCTGATTTTAGTAAAATGGCTTATACCTATTCAAAGGGTCCTAAAGCATTGGAAGGTGGCAATTGGGGTTGGATGCGCAAAGAAGAAATGCCAACCATCTTTGCAGACCAAATCAAAATGCAGAACAAAGGCAGCATTATTGGACCATTTCGTAGTGGCGTCGGTTTCCATATTCTAAAAATTGATGATGTTAAGGGATTAGAAACCATTGCGGTGACTGAAGTTAATGCTCGTCATATTCTGATCAAACCGACCATCATTCTTAGTGATGAAAATGCCCAAAAGCAGCTACAAGGCTTTGTCCAACAGATAAAATCGGGTCAAGCGGATTTTGGTGAACTTGCACAGCAATACAGCCAAGATCCAGGCTCTGCGGCACAAGACGGTGAGTTGGGATACCAAACACCTGATATTTATGTACCTGAATTTAAACATCAGGTCGAAACTTTAGCTGTCGGTGACATCAGTGAACCATTTAAAACCGTACACGGCTGGCACATTGTTCAAGTTCTTGATAAGCGTGAAGTTGACCGAACCGACTCCGCACTTAAAAACAAAGCTTATGGAATTCTGTTTAACCGTAAGTTCAATGAAGAAGCGAGTGCTTGGTTACAAGAGCTACGAGCTAGTGCTTTTGTTGAGGAATTAAAAGGGGAGCAAGATGAAAATTAG
- the rpmA gene encoding 50S ribosomal protein L27, whose protein sequence is MAHKKAGGSTRNGRDSESKRLGVKRFGGESVLAGNIIVRQRGTKFHAGTNVGIGKDHTLFALTEGKVKFEVKGPKNRKFVSIEAE, encoded by the coding sequence ATGGCACACAAAAAAGCTGGCGGTTCTACTCGTAACGGCCGTGATTCAGAAAGTAAACGTCTTGGTGTTAAGCGTTTCGGTGGTGAATCTGTATTAGCAGGTAACATCATCGTTCGTCAACGTGGTACTAAGTTCCACGCTGGCACTAACGTTGGTATCGGTAAAGACCATACTCTTTTCGCTCTTACTGAAGGTAAAGTGAAATTTGAAGTTAAAGGTCCTAAAAACCGTAAATTTGTTAGCATCGAAGCTGAATAA
- a CDS encoding basic amino acid/polyamine antiporter, with amino-acid sequence MDNKLGIGALTALVIGSMIGAGVFSLPQNMASVASPLAVMLGWGITGIGMIFLALSFQQLTELKPKIDSGVFGFARAGFGDFVGFCSAWGYWFSAMLANVSYLVIVFSTLGLLFDTPDNVLFGSGNTVISMIGASALLWIMHGLVLRGVKTAALINMVTTFAKMIPLITFIICAAIAFRWETFTLDLTGLHFDASYDLWAQVKGTMLITVWVFIGIEGAVVVSSRARNRKDIGRATILGLLTALSIYVLVTLLSMGVIKPVELAGYQNPSMAKVLTAIIGSWGQYIIGLGLIVSVCGAFLSWTVLASEAPYLCARDGIFPKKYLTQNKAGSPVKSLTLTNICIQVSLVFVMYAGSTYDTLLIIASEMILVPYLLVGAYALKLAIEQGKGSQLLFIGMGASIYGIWLLYASGLDYLLLSSLLYFPGLYFYLKAKKEQGRAPFIGKEKWGLIVLTMAAIAAVVLIVTSGISV; translated from the coding sequence ATGGATAACAAACTTGGTATCGGAGCTTTGACCGCTTTAGTCATTGGTTCGATGATTGGCGCGGGCGTTTTCAGCTTGCCGCAAAATATGGCTTCAGTCGCTAGCCCATTAGCCGTCATGCTAGGCTGGGGGATTACCGGCATTGGGATGATATTCCTTGCTTTGTCATTTCAACAATTGACAGAGCTCAAGCCTAAAATAGACAGTGGTGTGTTCGGTTTTGCTCGTGCTGGTTTTGGCGATTTCGTCGGTTTCTGCTCAGCTTGGGGTTACTGGTTCAGCGCTATGCTGGCAAATGTCTCTTATCTGGTGATCGTGTTTAGTACTTTAGGGTTGCTGTTTGATACTCCAGACAATGTGTTGTTTGGCTCAGGTAACACCGTGATCTCCATGATTGGCGCTTCAGCATTACTGTGGATCATGCACGGTTTGGTTTTGCGAGGTGTGAAAACTGCTGCACTAATCAACATGGTCACGACTTTTGCCAAGATGATCCCTTTGATCACCTTTATCATTTGCGCAGCTATCGCATTCAGATGGGAGACTTTTACGCTCGATCTTACTGGTTTGCATTTTGATGCCAGTTACGATCTTTGGGCACAAGTTAAAGGCACAATGTTGATCACTGTATGGGTATTTATCGGTATTGAAGGCGCTGTCGTCGTATCAAGTCGTGCGCGTAACCGCAAAGACATTGGCCGAGCGACGATTTTAGGTTTGCTTACTGCTTTGTCTATTTATGTGTTGGTGACTTTACTATCTATGGGGGTAATTAAACCTGTAGAGCTCGCTGGCTATCAAAACCCATCTATGGCGAAAGTGTTAACCGCAATCATTGGATCTTGGGGGCAATACATCATAGGTCTAGGGCTAATTGTGTCTGTATGTGGTGCATTCTTGAGCTGGACGGTACTTGCCTCAGAAGCACCGTATTTGTGTGCACGAGATGGCATTTTCCCTAAGAAATATCTCACTCAAAATAAAGCAGGAAGCCCTGTAAAATCGCTGACACTAACGAATATCTGTATCCAAGTGTCACTGGTTTTTGTGATGTATGCAGGTAGTACCTACGACACCTTGTTGATCATTGCCTCTGAAATGATCCTCGTACCATACCTGTTAGTTGGAGCATACGCTTTGAAACTGGCTATTGAGCAAGGAAAGGGAAGTCAGCTTCTTTTTATCGGTATGGGTGCAAGCATCTATGGTATTTGGTTGCTGTATGCATCGGGATTGGATTATTTGCTGCTCTCTTCATTGCTCTATTTCCCTGGGTTGTATTTCTACCTGAAGGCGAAGAAAGAGCAGGGACGAGCTCCGTTTATCGGCAAAGAGAAATGGGGGTTGATTGTTTTAACAATGGCTGCGATTGCTGCCGTGGTCTTGATTGTTACTAGCGGTATTTCGGTTTGA
- a CDS encoding threonine/serine exporter family protein, which translates to MLSWQLLFGLINDMFFAAIPAVGFALVFNVPVPALKYCALGGAIGHGSRYLMMQFGIPIEWATFFAATFVGMIGVHWSHKFLAHPKVFTVAALIPMVPGVFTYKAMIAMVEINHLGFRPELLETLFENFLKAMFIIAGLAVGLAVPGLLFYRRKPIV; encoded by the coding sequence ATGTTAAGTTGGCAACTATTGTTTGGTCTTATTAACGACATGTTCTTTGCTGCAATACCGGCAGTAGGGTTTGCGTTAGTGTTCAACGTTCCTGTTCCTGCACTGAAATATTGCGCCTTAGGTGGTGCCATCGGTCACGGCTCTCGCTATTTAATGATGCAATTTGGCATTCCTATTGAATGGGCGACCTTCTTTGCTGCTACGTTTGTTGGCATGATTGGTGTGCATTGGTCTCATAAGTTTTTGGCGCATCCAAAAGTGTTTACCGTCGCTGCTTTAATTCCAATGGTTCCTGGTGTTTTCACTTACAAAGCGATGATTGCCATGGTGGAAATCAACCATTTAGGTTTCCGACCAGAACTATTAGAGACTTTATTTGAGAACTTCCTCAAAGCGATGTTTATTATCGCAGGTTTGGCTGTTGGTCTTGCTGTGCCTGGGCTGTTATTCTATCGCCGTAAACCGATAGTCTAA
- the cgtA gene encoding Obg family GTPase CgtA, with the protein MKFVDEAVIKVEAGDGGNGVVSFWREKFVTKGGPDGGDGGDGGDVYIQADENLNTLVDYRFQRFYAAERGQNGGGGNCTGKRGKDITLKVPVGTRAVDIHTNEIVGEVAEHGKKVMVAKGGWHGLGNTRFKSSVNRAPRQKTMGTKGEVRELRLELLLLADVGMLGLPNAGKSTFIRSVSAAKPKVADYPFTTLIPSLGVVSVVPEKSFVVADIPGLIEGAAEGAGLGIRFLKHLERCRVLLHMIDILPIDGSEPAQNALTIMDELEQYSEKLAKKPVWLVFNKTDLMLEEEADEKIQEILEALAWEGPYFKVSAINKQGTAELCRELADFMETLPRASEELSEEQKVEFMWDDYHKDAMAGRNVITEDDDDDWDDWDDEEDDGHVIYVRE; encoded by the coding sequence ATGAAATTCGTTGATGAAGCGGTAATTAAAGTCGAAGCGGGCGATGGCGGTAACGGTGTTGTTAGCTTTTGGCGCGAAAAATTCGTAACGAAAGGTGGCCCTGACGGCGGCGACGGCGGCGATGGTGGCGATGTCTACATCCAAGCTGATGAGAACTTAAATACACTGGTTGACTATCGTTTCCAGCGTTTCTACGCGGCAGAACGTGGTCAAAACGGTGGCGGCGGTAACTGTACTGGTAAACGCGGTAAAGATATTACTCTGAAAGTGCCAGTAGGTACTCGCGCAGTGGATATTCACACCAATGAGATCGTTGGTGAAGTCGCTGAACACGGCAAGAAAGTGATGGTTGCAAAGGGCGGTTGGCACGGTCTTGGTAACACCCGTTTTAAATCGTCTGTAAACCGTGCTCCACGCCAAAAGACTATGGGTACCAAAGGTGAAGTACGTGAACTGCGCCTTGAGCTACTACTGCTTGCTGACGTCGGTATGCTAGGTTTACCAAACGCTGGCAAATCTACCTTTATTCGTTCTGTTTCAGCTGCGAAACCAAAGGTAGCGGATTATCCGTTTACGACACTGATCCCAAGCTTAGGTGTAGTAAGTGTTGTACCAGAGAAAAGCTTTGTCGTTGCAGACATCCCTGGACTTATCGAAGGTGCCGCTGAAGGCGCTGGTTTAGGTATTCGTTTCTTGAAGCACCTTGAACGTTGTCGTGTGCTTCTGCATATGATCGATATTTTACCTATCGATGGAAGTGAACCTGCACAAAACGCTTTGACCATTATGGATGAGCTAGAGCAGTACAGTGAAAAGCTAGCGAAGAAGCCTGTTTGGTTGGTATTTAACAAAACGGATCTGATGCTTGAAGAAGAAGCGGATGAAAAGATCCAAGAGATCTTAGAAGCGCTCGCGTGGGAAGGTCCATACTTCAAAGTATCAGCAATCAACAAGCAAGGTACTGCCGAACTTTGCCGTGAACTGGCTGACTTCATGGAAACTCTACCTCGTGCATCAGAAGAGTTAAGCGAAGAGCAAAAAGTTGAGTTTATGTGGGATGATTACCACAAAGACGCAATGGCTGGCCGCAATGTTATTACTGAAGATGACGACGACGATTGGGATGACTGGGACGATGAAGAAGATGACGGTCACGTTATCTACGTTCGCGAGTAA
- the ispB gene encoding octaprenyl diphosphate synthase produces MDFKAIQALTADDMAKVNETIQAQLNSDVSLINQLGFYIVGSGGKRLRPLLAVLSAKALGYEGTAHTTAAAFIEFIHTATLLHDDVVDESDMRRGKETANAAFGNAASVLVGDFIYTRSFQMMTELGSLKILKLMSDAVNVIAEGEVQQLMNCNDPGTTEAMYMQVIYSKTARLFEAATQIGAILVDAPQEVETALQNYGKYLGTAFQLIDDVMDYTSDGEEMGKNVGDDLAEGKPTLPLLHAMRNGTPEQAEMIRDAIENANGMERLNDILAAMEQAGSLTYTVNKALEEADKAIAELAILPESDYKQALVTLAHMAVNRSK; encoded by the coding sequence ATGGATTTTAAAGCTATCCAAGCGCTTACTGCCGATGACATGGCAAAAGTGAATGAAACAATTCAAGCTCAACTCAACTCTGATGTCTCTTTAATCAACCAACTTGGGTTCTATATTGTCGGTAGTGGCGGCAAGCGTTTAAGACCTTTGCTAGCGGTTTTATCCGCAAAAGCACTAGGCTATGAAGGGACAGCTCACACCACTGCGGCAGCGTTTATTGAATTTATTCATACAGCAACCCTGTTGCACGATGATGTCGTTGATGAATCAGACATGCGTCGCGGCAAAGAAACCGCCAATGCAGCTTTTGGCAATGCTGCAAGCGTGTTAGTGGGTGATTTTATCTACACCCGTTCATTCCAGATGATGACTGAATTAGGATCCTTAAAGATCCTTAAACTGATGAGTGACGCAGTAAACGTCATTGCTGAAGGTGAAGTTCAGCAGTTAATGAACTGTAATGATCCTGGCACGACAGAAGCGATGTACATGCAGGTCATCTATTCTAAAACAGCACGACTGTTTGAAGCGGCTACTCAAATCGGTGCAATTTTAGTTGACGCCCCACAAGAAGTAGAAACGGCATTACAAAACTACGGTAAATATTTAGGTACTGCATTCCAGCTCATTGATGACGTCATGGATTACACATCTGACGGTGAAGAAATGGGTAAAAACGTCGGTGATGACCTTGCAGAAGGCAAACCAACTCTTCCTCTACTTCACGCAATGCGTAACGGTACTCCAGAGCAAGCAGAAATGATCCGAGATGCGATTGAAAACGCAAACGGTATGGAACGTCTTAACGATATCCTGGCTGCGATGGAACAAGCAGGTTCTCTCACCTATACAGTAAACAAAGCTTTGGAAGAAGCCGATAAAGCGATTGCTGAGCTGGCCATTCTGCCAGAAAGCGATTATAAACAAGCTTTAGTGACGCTTGCCCATATGGCGGTCAATCGCAGTAAGTAA
- the rplU gene encoding 50S ribosomal protein L21: protein MYAVFQSGGKQHRVSEGQTLRLEKLDVETGATVEFDKVLLVANGEQITVGAPLVEGGKITAEVVQHGRGDKVKIVKFRRRKHSRKQQGHRQWFTEVKITGINA from the coding sequence ATGTACGCTGTTTTCCAATCTGGTGGTAAACAACACCGTGTAAGCGAAGGTCAAACTCTTCGTTTAGAGAAATTAGACGTTGAAACTGGTGCAACTGTTGAATTTGATAAAGTTCTTCTAGTTGCTAACGGTGAGCAAATCACTGTTGGTGCACCTCTTGTTGAAGGCGGTAAAATTACTGCTGAAGTAGTACAACACGGCCGTGGCGATAAAGTTAAAATCGTTAAGTTCCGTCGTCGTAAACACTCTCGTAAACAACAAGGCCACCGTCAGTGGTTCACTGAAGTGAAAATTACTGGCATCAACGCTTAA
- a CDS encoding threonine/serine exporter family protein gives MASRQRAVSRLIAQAGQMLLAHGAESALVVGIMERMGRASGMTEVEVSLSAGSLVVTTLEHGHCITTTRRCADRGINMRAVTQIQRICIMMEKGLLDHTLAQKKLNKISPERYNRWLVVFMIGLSCSSFARLAGGDWTVFAITFVASAVGMFVRQEIGHRHFNPLLNFAATAFVTSVISAQAVIYQLGNKPTIVMASSVLMLVPGFPLINSVADMLKGFVNVGIARFVMASLLTLATCLGIIAAMSITGVWGW, from the coding sequence ATGGCATCCAGACAGAGAGCCGTATCGAGATTAATCGCACAAGCAGGTCAAATGTTATTGGCTCACGGCGCTGAAAGTGCTTTGGTGGTTGGAATAATGGAAAGGATGGGGCGCGCCTCTGGTATGACAGAGGTTGAAGTTTCTCTTTCCGCAGGATCATTAGTAGTGACTACGCTTGAACATGGCCACTGTATTACCACAACCAGACGTTGTGCAGATCGTGGCATCAATATGCGTGCTGTTACTCAGATTCAGCGTATCTGCATTATGATGGAAAAAGGTCTGCTTGATCACACCCTTGCACAGAAGAAACTGAATAAGATCAGTCCAGAGCGCTACAACCGCTGGTTAGTGGTGTTTATGATTGGATTATCTTGTTCTTCGTTTGCTCGTCTTGCTGGTGGTGATTGGACGGTATTTGCTATTACCTTTGTTGCTTCAGCTGTTGGTATGTTCGTTCGTCAGGAAATAGGGCACCGCCATTTCAATCCGCTGCTTAATTTTGCGGCAACCGCTTTTGTCACTTCGGTTATTTCCGCTCAAGCTGTGATTTATCAGCTCGGCAATAAGCCAACCATCGTCATGGCATCCTCGGTTCTTATGTTAGTACCTGGTTTCCCGTTGATTAACTCGGTTGCCGATATGCTTAAAGGTTTTGTGAACGTGGGTATCGCACGCTTTGTGATGGCGAGTTTACTGACTTTAGCAACGTGTCTGGGAATTATCGCAGCCATGAGTATTACTGGCGTGTGGGGGTGGTAG
- the rsmA gene encoding 16S rRNA (adenine(1518)-N(6)/adenine(1519)-N(6))-dimethyltransferase RsmA — protein sequence MRNDVHLGHKARKRFGQNFLNDPYIIDGIVSAINPRPGQNLVEIGPGLGAITEPVGREVDKFTVIELDRDLAERLRNHPELADKLTIHEGDAMRFDFTQLVKPNNKLRIFGNLPYNISTPLMFHLFEYHKDIQDMHFMLQKEVVNRLAAGPGSKAYGRLTVMAQYYCKVVPVLEVPPTAFVPPPKVDSAVVRLVPYEELPYPATSLKWLDRVVREGFNQRRKTVRNCYKALLSLEVLEELGVNSTMRPENLTLPQFVAMANWLDANSSDANHSSETQNRSEEENSYQA from the coding sequence ATGAGAAATGATGTCCATTTAGGACACAAAGCGCGTAAACGTTTTGGTCAAAACTTTCTAAACGATCCTTATATTATCGACGGTATCGTTTCAGCAATTAACCCTCGTCCGGGTCAAAACTTGGTTGAAATCGGCCCAGGTCTTGGTGCGATTACTGAACCTGTTGGTCGTGAAGTGGATAAATTCACGGTAATCGAGCTTGACCGTGACTTGGCAGAACGCCTACGCAATCACCCTGAGCTGGCAGATAAACTGACCATTCACGAAGGCGATGCAATGCGTTTTGACTTTACTCAGTTAGTAAAGCCAAATAACAAACTGCGCATTTTTGGTAACTTGCCATACAACATTTCTACGCCGCTAATGTTCCATTTGTTTGAATACCATAAAGATATTCAAGACATGCACTTTATGCTGCAAAAAGAAGTGGTCAACCGCCTAGCTGCGGGTCCGGGTAGTAAAGCGTATGGACGCTTAACGGTAATGGCTCAATACTACTGTAAAGTTGTGCCAGTACTGGAAGTGCCACCAACAGCATTTGTTCCGCCACCGAAAGTAGATTCAGCGGTGGTACGTTTAGTGCCTTATGAAGAGCTGCCATACCCTGCGACTAGCCTAAAATGGCTGGATCGTGTAGTACGTGAAGGTTTTAACCAGCGTCGTAAGACGGTACGTAACTGCTATAAAGCTTTACTATCATTAGAAGTATTGGAAGAGCTCGGTGTCAACTCAACCATGCGTCCAGAAAACCTAACACTGCCTCAGTTCGTCGCGATGGCAAACTGGTTAGATGCAAATTCTTCTGACGCAAACCATAGCTCAGAAACACAAAATCGCTCTGAAGAAGAAAATAGCTACCAAGCATAA